In the genome of Crassostrea angulata isolate pt1a10 chromosome 6, ASM2561291v2, whole genome shotgun sequence, the window ataatgtatttttagtttattatgtagggataattttttaatgtaaaattgtttactttAAGATATGACATCTGTAGAAATATTCTTCTCTGTTACTGCTATGCCTAAAAAAAACGCAGGCGCCTTTTTTCACGAAATTAAGCTACTTATTATTTACTATAGAAGGTTCCGACGATtaaaaaatcatccattttctgATTTATTCTGACTGATAAATGTGTGATATTTTAACACACTCGACTCCATTTCCCTGTAGAAGtaaatgtacaatttttcgATTTGATTCAtcttaggaaaaaaaaattcctgaaaCTTGGGACAATATCAGAAAGGTTACTttaacacatgtatattttttccttatatacacaattgaaataaaattattttaattgagtacattttctttttacagaGTTCGACCCGAATGTAATGACTACTCGATCTGGCCTGGCTATTAGGAAGGTCTCGGTCACCCCAGTGTTCGCCGGAGCCGCGAAGTACAGCTACATGGAAGAAACGGTCGCACGACGCCAGAAACCTAACTACAAGACGCCCTCTACACAGAAACGCAAATCTATGAACCATCTCCCGTTTGTCACTAGATTTTACCTTGGATTAAAGATTCCGGACTTGGATCTCTGCGGAAACGATTCCAAAGATTTCGATTCTAGAGATGACGACACTACGCAGACGTCTACAAGTCCTACAAGCAAACCGGGATCCGATCGCCTGCTTCTAGGGGACAGTGACGATGAAGTTTTCGATTCCAGCACAGACGATGAATTTTGTGACAGTATTATTGCTAAGAGTCGAGACTACGAATACCAGAGGATGGAGCTGGAAGAgactgaaacaaaaacagagGCGCCCAGAAATATTGCTGATGCATTACCGAATCTAAAGCCAGTAATAAAGATTCCGGATACGAAGCACAGTGTCCACGAAACGTTAGTGGAGAGTTTGGCCGATAGTCTGGAGAATTTTAGATACCCGTCTCCAACTCAGTCCGTGACCGCGGGGATATCTGAGCTGAGTCTGTCTGGTCCTGTCACAATCATGTCGACAAACCCCACGCCAACCCTAACGGCCTTCACTGCCCCCACCGTCACCACTATACGGTCAGGGGTCATCTTTCAGGCCAAACCCGCGTTTACTGATTTACCGCCTTTTAAGTGCGAGGTGTGCGAGAAGGAATTCTACGTTTCAGCAAACTACACCACTCACCTTCGAACTCACGACACCCAGACAAAGAACAAATGTGACGTCTGTGGAAAAGTGTTCACGCGCTCCTGGCTACTTAAAGGCCACATGCGTACGCATACCGGGGAACGTCCGTTTGTCTGCCCGCATAAAGATTGCGACAAAGCATTCGCAGACAAAAGTAACCTGCGGTCACACATGCTTATTCACTCTGTCACAAGCAAAAACTTCTCTTGTCAGAAATGTGGTCGCTCCTTTGCCCAGAAAAGATATCTGCATAAGCATTTACTGGAGGTGTGTCGGGTAATTCAGTGATTAATACACGACTGAACTAAGACTGGCCTGGCAATATGGGAAGAAATTTAACTGTTCATTTCCTGTACTCATATTATGCATGttcttcaattttaaaaatatatacggTAATATAACATATCGTACTTGTTGCATTGAGATTCGTTAATGTGATCGTTTTTTGTTTCCTTCTATGTCGGGTATATACCATTCATGTAATTATACATTGTTTGGGACCAAAATGCGTAACTCATTGTGTatggtttatatatttttcttatcaagattgaaaatataacaatcattatttattccattcatcaaaatttaatttcgaTCAACAATATTATTAAAGGCtactaaataaatacttttaaaagggtttttttcttatcagCAAAGCGATTAAGTGAATGCTcagtttaacaaatatataaattaagcaAAAAGCTATTCTTTTGGTTGTATTACTACAAAtatggaaatatttttatacattcagTACTTTCTCCTTTTTTTCGTAAGAAGTCT includes:
- the LOC128189363 gene encoding zinc finger protein 629-like, yielding MPKCLLHSVRNYKSRKYSRHSEFDPNVMTTRSGLAIRKVSVTPVFAGAAKYSYMEETVARRQKPNYKTPSTQKRKSMNHLPFVTRFYLGLKIPDLDLCGNDSKDFDSRDDDTTQTSTSPTSKPGSDRLLLGDSDDEVFDSSTDDEFCDSIIAKSRDYEYQRMELEETETKTEAPRNIADALPNLKPVIKIPDTKHSVHETLVESLADSLENFRYPSPTQSVTAGISELSLSGPVTIMSTNPTPTLTAFTAPTVTTIRSGVIFQAKPAFTDLPPFKCEVCEKEFYVSANYTTHLRTHDTQTKNKCDVCGKVFTRSWLLKGHMRTHTGERPFVCPHKDCDKAFADKSNLRSHMLIHSVTSKNFSCQKCGRSFAQKRYLHKHLLEVCRVIQ